The Streptomyces albofaciens JCM 4342 genome has a segment encoding these proteins:
- the pyk gene encoding pyruvate kinase has protein sequence MRRSKIVCTLGPAVDSYDQLKTLIEAGMNVARFNMSHGTHAEHEERYHRVRKAAEETGRAVGVLADLQGPKIRLETFADGPVELVRGDEFVITTEDVPGDKTICGTTYKGLPGDVSKGDPVLINDGNVALQVVEVDGPRVRCIVIEGGVISDHKGINLPGAAVNVPALSEKDIEDLKFALNMGCDLVALSFVRDAKDVNDVHRVMDEVGRRVPVIAKVEKPQAVNNMEEVVAAFDGVMVARGDLAVEYPLEKVPMVQKRLVEMCRRNAKPVIVATQMMESMITNSRPTRAEASDVANAILDGADAVMLSAESSVGQYPIETVKTMSKIVEAAEEELLSKGLQPLVPGKKPRTQGGAVARAAAEMADFLNGKALVAFTKSGDTARRLSRYRAAQPILAFTTDAATRNQLALSWGVETFVVPHVEHTDEMVDLVDAELLKLQRYNDGDTMIITAGSPPGVPGTTNMVRVHHLGGDRG, from the coding sequence ATGCGCCGTTCCAAAATCGTCTGCACCCTGGGCCCCGCCGTCGACTCCTACGACCAGCTGAAGACGCTGATCGAGGCCGGCATGAACGTGGCCCGTTTCAACATGAGCCACGGCACCCACGCGGAGCACGAGGAGCGCTACCACCGCGTCCGCAAGGCCGCCGAGGAGACCGGCCGCGCCGTGGGCGTGCTGGCCGACCTCCAGGGTCCGAAGATCCGCCTGGAGACCTTCGCCGACGGCCCCGTCGAGCTGGTGCGCGGTGACGAGTTCGTCATCACCACCGAGGACGTGCCGGGCGACAAGACCATCTGCGGCACGACCTACAAGGGCCTGCCCGGTGACGTCTCCAAGGGCGACCCGGTCCTGATCAACGACGGCAACGTGGCGCTCCAGGTCGTCGAGGTGGACGGCCCGCGGGTGCGCTGCATCGTCATCGAGGGCGGCGTGATCTCCGACCACAAGGGCATCAACCTGCCCGGCGCGGCGGTCAACGTCCCGGCGCTGTCCGAGAAGGACATCGAGGACCTGAAGTTCGCCCTGAACATGGGCTGCGACCTGGTGGCGCTGTCCTTCGTGCGGGACGCCAAGGACGTCAACGACGTGCACCGCGTCATGGACGAGGTCGGCCGGCGCGTACCGGTGATCGCCAAGGTGGAGAAGCCGCAGGCGGTCAACAACATGGAGGAGGTCGTCGCGGCCTTCGACGGCGTCATGGTCGCCCGCGGTGACCTGGCCGTCGAGTACCCCCTCGAAAAGGTCCCGATGGTGCAGAAGCGCCTGGTGGAGATGTGCCGGCGGAACGCCAAGCCGGTGATCGTGGCGACCCAGATGATGGAGTCGATGATCACCAACTCGCGGCCCACCCGCGCCGAGGCGTCCGACGTCGCCAACGCGATCCTGGACGGCGCCGACGCGGTCATGCTCTCCGCCGAGTCCTCGGTCGGCCAGTACCCGATCGAGACCGTCAAGACGATGTCGAAGATCGTCGAGGCGGCCGAGGAGGAGCTGCTGTCCAAGGGCCTGCAGCCGCTGGTCCCGGGCAAGAAGCCCCGTACGCAGGGCGGCGCGGTGGCCCGCGCGGCCGCCGAGATGGCCGACTTCCTCAACGGCAAGGCCCTGGTCGCCTTCACCAAGTCCGGCGACACCGCCCGCCGCCTGTCGCGCTACCGCGCGGCCCAGCCGATCCTGGCCTTCACCACGGACGCCGCCACCCGCAACCAGCTCGCGCTGAGCTGGGGCGTGGAGACCTTCGTCGTGCCGCACGTGGAGCACACCGACGAGATGGTCGACCTGGTCGACGCCGAGCTGCTGAAGCTCCAGCGCTACAACGACGGCGACACCATGATCATCACCGCCGGCTCGCCCCCCGGCGTCCCCGGCACCACCAACATGGTCCGCGTCCACCACCTGGGCGGGGACCGCGGCTGA
- a CDS encoding acetate kinase has product MTANATRVLVLNSGSSSVKYQLLDMRDGSRLAVGLVERIGEETSRLAHTPLATGGDKRERETRIADHDEALKAVADELAADGLGLDSPELAAIGHRVVHGGLKFTEPTVIDDAVLQEIERLVPVAPLHNPANITGIRTAQALRPDLPQVAVFDTAFHTTMPEHAARYAIDVETADAHRIRRYGFHGTSHAYVSRKTAELLGKAPEDVNVIVLHLGNGASASAVAGGRCVDTSMGLTPLEGLVMGTRSGDIDPAVVFHLKRVAGMDADEIDVLLNKKSGLIGLCGDNDMREIRRRIDEGDERAALAFDIYIHRLKKYIGAYSAVLGRVDAVAFTAGVGENAAPVREAAVKGLEELGLAVDADLNSVRSDEARLISPEYARVAVAVVPTDEELEIANQTYALVSN; this is encoded by the coding sequence ATGACTGCCAACGCCACCCGCGTCCTCGTCCTCAACTCCGGCTCCTCGTCGGTGAAGTACCAGCTGCTCGACATGCGCGACGGGTCCCGTCTCGCCGTGGGCCTGGTCGAGCGGATCGGTGAGGAGACCTCGCGCCTGGCACACACGCCGCTGGCCACCGGCGGTGACAAGAGGGAGCGCGAGACCCGGATCGCCGACCACGACGAGGCCCTGAAGGCGGTCGCCGACGAGCTGGCCGCGGACGGGCTCGGCCTGGACTCGCCGGAGCTGGCGGCGATCGGGCACCGGGTGGTGCACGGCGGGCTGAAGTTCACCGAGCCGACGGTGATCGACGACGCGGTGCTCCAGGAGATCGAGCGGCTGGTGCCGGTGGCACCGCTGCACAACCCGGCGAACATCACCGGTATCAGGACGGCCCAGGCGCTGCGGCCGGACCTGCCGCAGGTCGCGGTCTTCGACACCGCCTTCCACACCACAATGCCGGAGCACGCGGCGCGCTACGCCATCGACGTGGAGACGGCCGACGCGCACCGCATCCGCCGCTACGGCTTCCACGGCACCTCGCACGCGTACGTCTCGCGCAAGACCGCCGAGCTGCTCGGCAAGGCGCCCGAGGACGTCAACGTCATCGTGCTGCACCTGGGCAACGGCGCCTCCGCCTCGGCGGTCGCGGGCGGCCGCTGCGTGGACACCTCCATGGGCCTGACCCCGCTGGAGGGCCTGGTCATGGGCACCCGCTCGGGTGACATCGACCCGGCGGTGGTCTTCCACCTCAAGCGGGTGGCGGGCATGGACGCGGACGAGATCGACGTGCTGCTCAACAAGAAGAGCGGCCTGATCGGGCTGTGCGGCGACAACGACATGCGGGAGATCCGGCGCCGGATCGACGAGGGCGACGAGCGGGCGGCGCTCGCCTTCGACATCTACATCCACCGGCTGAAGAAGTACATCGGCGCCTACAGCGCGGTGCTGGGCCGGGTGGACGCGGTGGCGTTCACCGCGGGCGTCGGCGAGAACGCCGCCCCGGTGCGCGAGGCCGCGGTCAAGGGGCTGGAGGAGCTGGGGCTGGCGGTGGACGCCGACCTGAACTCCGTACGGTCGGACGAGGCGCGGCTGATATCGCCGGAGTACGCGCGGGTCGCGGTCGCCGTCGTCCCCACCGACGAGGAGCTGGAGATCGCCAACCAGACGTACGCCCTGGTCAGCAACTGA